CTGCTTGCTCACGACGCCAAGGTTACCGCGGTCCGCGGAATGCACAAAGGCGACGGACGACGCGGAGAACTGCTTCGGGTTCGAACTGGCGGAGCTTGGAGCGCTGGATGCCGCCGAGACTATCGGCTCAACGAGATCCCCGAGACCTACACCGCCGACGCTCAGCCCCGCCGCGGCACCAGCGCCGTGTAGTCGAAATCGAGCACCACCGACGGGTCGTAGCGGTCCTCGTCGCTCTTGTACGGAAAATCCGTGCACGCGCGATCCTTGGTTGCGACCAGCCTGAGCCTCAGCGCCCCCACATCGTCGCGTCCCGGCAGCGGCGTCCCGTCGAGCACTTCCGACCAGGCGTAGACCGTGTCGCCGGCAAAGGTAGGGGCCACGTGGCGTCCGCCGTTGATCGCAACGAGCTTTAAGGCGTTGGCGAGGCCGTTGAACGAAAGGGAGCGCGCGAGGCTGATGACGTGGCCCCCGTATACGATGCGACGGCCGAAGCGCCCGTCCTTCTCGACGTGCTGGTTGAAGTGCACCCGCGCCGTGTTCTGGTAGAGCCGCGTCGCCAGCATGTGGTCGGATTGCTCGATCGTCATGCCGTCGACGTGATCGATGCGCTCGCCGACCGCGTAGTCCTCCCAGCGGTACGGACTGCCCGCCAGTGTGCCGTCGTAAGCATCGAGGCGCAGTCCGCGCGGCACGAGCAGATCATCCGTCGCTACCACTGACGGGAACTCGGGAACCTGTGGCGCCGGCGCGGGGGCATCTGCATCGCGCGTTCGCACCATCACCCAGCGGCAGTACTCGACGACCATTTCTGCGCGCTGGTTGCGGCCGACCGAGCGCACGTACACGACGCCTGCCTTGCCGTCCTTGTTCTGTTTGAGGCCGAGAACGGTCGAGACCGCCGAGATCGTATCGCCGGGGTAGACGGGCTCGCCGAAGCGACCGAGAGCGTAACCGAGGTTGGCGACGGCGTTGAGCGAGATGTCAGGCACCGTTTTCCCGAGCACCACGTGAAAGGCGAGCAGGTCGTCCACCGGCGCGCGCGGCAAGCCCAGCGATGCCGCGAAGGGCGACGACGCGTTCACTGCGAAGCGGGATCCGTAGAGCGCGGTGTAGAGCGAGACGTCGCCTTCGCTCACGGTGCGCGGCGTGGCGTGGACGATCTCCTGGCCGATCCGGAAGTCCTCGAAGAAGTTGCCGGTCTCGGTCTTCACGATAGGTCAGAACCCGTAAGCGCGCTTGAGCTCCGGGTCGCGCTCGGAGACGAGCCGCGCG
The sequence above is a segment of the Betaproteobacteria bacterium genome. Coding sequences within it:
- a CDS encoding MaoC family dehydratase, producing MVKTETGNFFEDFRIGQEIVHATPRTVSEGDVSLYTALYGSRFAVNASSPFAASLGLPRAPVDDLLAFHVVLGKTVPDISLNAVANLGYALGRFGEPVYPGDTISAVSTVLGLKQNKDGKAGVVYVRSVGRNQRAEMVVEYCRWVMVRTRDADAPAPAPQVPEFPSVVATDDLLVPRGLRLDAYDGTLAGSPYRWEDYAVGERIDHVDGMTIEQSDHMLATRLYQNTARVHFNQHVEKDGRFGRRIVYGGHVISLARSLSFNGLANALKLVAINGGRHVAPTFAGDTVYAWSEVLDGTPLPGRDDVGALRLRLVATKDRACTDFPYKSDEDRYDPSVVLDFDYTALVPRRG